The following proteins are encoded in a genomic region of Bernardetia sp. MNP-M8:
- a CDS encoding S-layer homology domain-containing protein, which produces MNTKVKITFALVLIVLLIGMGFSFLKKSSAFSIFTKNGIEATDDNAQKQEAQRLSAYLKMSVEQRKALPKQDRPKEAMLRDFEMTKDPALGYVPSQRRIQVFKEVQEMSRTRRLAKAIAGTTWTERGPNNIGGRTRTIMFDPNDGNRKKVWAGAVSGGLWYNNDITNATSQWQNINDFWANLAVTSIAYDPSNTQIMYAGTGEGFFNVDAVRGAGIWKTSDGGQTWNQLASTNNSNFHYIQKIAITPGGSVFVATRTGVFRSQDKGSSWSFLVSGNASDIEITSNGTVYAATGIFSTGIVRKSTNFGQDWTIVTPATGGQRIELAVAPSDNNVIYAVASGSNNSVAWFRKSTDGGSSWSNVTIPSYLEQNCQIGTNDFTRGQAWYDLSLVVHPTNPNSVIVGGIDLHRTTDAGSTWQLISYWTGGCNKPFVHADQHTITFRPQDSNVALFGHDGGVSYSSNIWNTNPTFATRNNGYNVTQFYGIATSSVANSNYMLAGAQDNGTIKINSSGISGGVTASGGDGGFPHIDKDNPSFQITSFTNNNYSISKDAGSSFNFVVGNNSGRFINPTDYDDNTNILYSASGSNQYMRINNLTNAINTITLTNVAVNALAGTQISAIKVSPYTDNRIFVADDAGKVIRIDNAHTNSPTILTISKSNIPFGYISCIELGTSDNEILITLSNYGVASVFETTNGGTSWVNKEANLPDFPVRWALYNPNNTNEVLLATETGVWSSDNFKSANLTWGLSSAGLANVRCDMLVYKESDRTVAVATHGRGIFTSDVFKTIPIPADVVGNWAENEIRYMINNAFMAGYSDGTFKPDNFLTRAEFATMIVKVINPPISSNPTIANRSFTDISGHWAEQNILKAARAGYLSGYPDGTFLPNDKITKMQVNLSISNGLGLSGGTSSMLNLFTDKADIPAWATTSISNAVGNRFVANHSDKNYYRPNWSSTRANAVVVMYQALRYLNRAPELYNFYIVVPSNPVSKIAAITQDNKNFEVTVYPNPVQNELRFNIFSKNPIEYVIYEVALGKVVKQGTLDSSRKVDVSTLTSGIYIVKVSVDGITHTKKIVKS; this is translated from the coding sequence ATGAACACGAAAGTGAAAATTACCTTTGCTTTAGTTTTAATTGTTTTATTAATTGGAATGGGCTTTTCTTTTTTAAAAAAATCCTCTGCCTTCTCTATTTTCACTAAAAATGGCATTGAAGCAACGGATGATAATGCTCAAAAACAAGAAGCTCAACGTTTATCAGCTTATCTTAAAATGAGTGTAGAACAACGCAAAGCACTTCCTAAACAAGATCGTCCTAAGGAAGCAATGTTAAGAGATTTTGAAATGACAAAAGATCCAGCATTGGGTTATGTTCCTTCTCAACGAAGAATACAAGTATTTAAAGAAGTACAAGAAATGTCTCGTACTCGTCGTTTGGCTAAAGCCATTGCAGGAACAACATGGACAGAAAGAGGACCTAACAATATTGGTGGCAGAACACGTACTATTATGTTTGACCCAAATGATGGAAATCGCAAAAAAGTGTGGGCTGGTGCTGTTTCTGGAGGATTGTGGTATAATAATGATATTACAAATGCTACTTCTCAATGGCAAAATATAAATGATTTTTGGGCAAATTTAGCAGTAACTTCTATTGCTTATGACCCTTCTAATACACAAATTATGTATGCAGGAACGGGAGAAGGTTTTTTTAATGTTGATGCTGTACGTGGAGCTGGCATTTGGAAAACTTCTGATGGAGGACAAACTTGGAATCAATTAGCAAGTACAAATAATTCTAACTTTCACTATATTCAAAAGATTGCTATTACGCCTGGAGGCTCTGTATTTGTAGCTACACGAACAGGTGTTTTTAGATCACAAGATAAAGGAAGTTCTTGGTCATTCCTAGTTAGTGGAAATGCTTCTGATATAGAAATTACATCAAATGGAACTGTATATGCTGCAACAGGAATTTTTAGTACAGGTATTGTTCGTAAATCTACTAATTTTGGTCAGGATTGGACAATTGTTACTCCTGCAACAGGTGGACAACGTATAGAACTTGCTGTTGCACCTTCTGATAATAATGTAATCTATGCTGTAGCAAGTGGGAGTAATAATAGTGTAGCTTGGTTTAGAAAATCTACTGATGGAGGAAGTTCTTGGTCAAATGTTACTATTCCTTCTTATTTAGAACAGAATTGTCAGATAGGAACAAATGATTTTACTAGAGGACAGGCTTGGTATGATTTGAGTTTGGTAGTACACCCTACTAACCCAAATAGTGTAATAGTGGGAGGAATTGATTTACACAGAACTACAGATGCAGGTTCTACTTGGCAGTTAATATCTTACTGGACAGGGGGCTGTAATAAACCTTTTGTTCATGCAGATCAACATACAATTACTTTCCGTCCACAAGATTCCAATGTAGCTCTTTTCGGACACGATGGAGGAGTTTCTTATTCATCTAATATTTGGAATACAAACCCTACATTTGCTACTCGTAATAATGGCTATAATGTAACTCAATTCTATGGAATAGCTACAAGTAGTGTTGCAAATTCGAATTATATGTTAGCTGGAGCGCAAGATAACGGAACTATCAAGATAAATAGCTCAGGAATTAGTGGAGGAGTAACTGCAAGTGGAGGAGATGGTGGTTTTCCACACATTGATAAAGATAATCCTAGCTTTCAAATTACTTCCTTTACTAATAACAATTATAGTATTTCTAAAGATGCAGGTTCTTCTTTCAATTTTGTAGTAGGAAATAATTCAGGTAGATTTATAAATCCTACTGATTATGATGACAATACGAATATTCTCTATTCGGCATCAGGTTCAAATCAGTATATGAGAATAAATAATTTGACTAATGCGATTAATACTATAACACTTACAAATGTTGCTGTTAATGCTCTTGCAGGAACTCAAATATCAGCTATAAAGGTTTCTCCTTATACAGATAATCGTATTTTTGTAGCTGACGATGCTGGTAAAGTCATTCGTATTGATAATGCACATACAAATAGCCCTACCATACTTACTATTTCTAAATCAAATATTCCTTTTGGATATATTTCGTGTATAGAACTAGGAACTTCTGATAATGAAATCTTGATTACTTTATCTAACTATGGTGTAGCATCTGTTTTTGAAACTACAAATGGAGGAACTTCTTGGGTAAATAAAGAAGCAAACCTTCCTGATTTTCCTGTACGTTGGGCATTGTACAATCCAAACAATACAAATGAAGTTCTTTTGGCAACTGAAACAGGGGTTTGGTCTTCGGATAATTTCAAATCTGCTAATCTTACTTGGGGATTGAGCAGTGCTGGATTAGCCAATGTACGTTGTGATATGCTCGTTTATAAAGAATCTGACAGAACAGTAGCTGTAGCAACCCATGGAAGAGGAATATTTACAAGTGATGTATTCAAAACTATACCTATTCCTGCTGACGTAGTTGGAAACTGGGCAGAAAATGAAATTCGTTATATGATAAATAATGCATTTATGGCTGGTTATTCTGATGGAACATTCAAACCTGATAATTTCCTTACTCGTGCAGAATTTGCCACTATGATTGTAAAGGTAATCAATCCCCCAATTTCTAGTAATCCTACTATTGCAAACCGTAGTTTTACAGATATTAGTGGACACTGGGCAGAACAAAATATCTTGAAAGCAGCTCGTGCTGGTTATTTATCAGGCTATCCAGATGGAACATTCTTACCTAATGACAAAATAACTAAGATGCAAGTAAACCTATCTATCTCTAATGGATTAGGATTAAGTGGAGGAACTTCTTCTATGCTAAATTTATTTACAGATAAAGCTGATATTCCTGCTTGGGCAACTACATCAATTAGTAATGCTGTTGGAAATCGTTTTGTAGCTAATCATTCTGATAAAAATTATTACCGTCCAAATTGGAGTAGTACCCGTGCAAATGCTGTTGTGGTTATGTATCAAGCCTTGCGTTATTTGAATCGTGCGCCCGAATTGTATAACTTTTATATTGTTGTACCAAGCAATCCAGTTTCTAAAATAGCTGCTATTACACAAGACAATAAGAATTTTGAAGTTACTGTTTATCCGAATCCTGTTCAGAATGAATTACGTTTTAATATATTTTCCAAGAATCCAATTGAATATGTAATTTATGAAGTTGCTTTAGGTAAAGTAGTAAAACAAGGAACTTTAGATAGTTCTAGAAAAGTAGATGTTTCTACCCTTACTTCGGGAATTTATATTGTCAAAGTTTCAGTAGATGGAATTACACATACAAAGAAAATTGTTAAAAGTTAA
- a CDS encoding DUF4139 domain-containing protein, with the protein MKNHNLLLVSLSILCYFFFLQHNFAFSQSLNSQSVTSKIESVTVFRTRAQITRLAKANLKEGKNEIIFTGLSPKLIENSFQLLANSNQVTIFSVQPTITSRRNPKAWAISQKIRDSLQEARLIKKELSDDLQILQNEEILLIDNQKISSQTRPLTPTELAEMADFIRKRISTVRKEIRQNNQMQAENNLLISRLQSDLSRMLNKSTNSSFDLSVDIPSGEVIVSLEAKSAVLVEFMMQYLVKNVSWNPIYDLRAKEVGEPMEISYRAHVSQTTGIDWKDINLTLSTADPTQSTETPEFYAQHLKIFVPQEIYNEEVQLTEEEIAMGFTSDDYGGGDDWGSGGDWGGEDEKSESIADYTKTKETALASEFEISLPYTILSDGRKQLVEVSKMEVETDYQYTVFSGKNKEGFLMANLSDWQQYQLVSGDVNIYFENKFVGKTYLDTQNSGDTLAVSLGKDSRIVAERITLKDKNKRKFIGSNVRESKVFEIVVKNNLSRKVNVKVIDQIPLSMDSRIEVETENLSGGELTTTTGKVIWNTEIPPSDSKKFKLEYTIKYPKGKQLDTNYVETN; encoded by the coding sequence ATGAAAAACCACAACTTACTTTTAGTATCACTATCAATTCTCTGCTATTTCTTTTTTTTACAGCATAACTTTGCTTTTTCTCAAAGCCTAAATTCCCAATCTGTAACTAGTAAAATTGAATCTGTAACCGTTTTTAGAACAAGAGCGCAAATTACACGCCTCGCAAAAGCAAACTTAAAAGAAGGAAAAAATGAAATTATCTTTACAGGACTTTCTCCTAAACTTATAGAAAATAGTTTTCAGCTTTTGGCAAATTCTAATCAAGTAACTATTTTTTCTGTTCAACCAACCATAACAAGCCGAAGAAATCCGAAAGCGTGGGCAATTTCTCAAAAGATAAGAGATTCATTACAAGAAGCTCGTTTAATAAAAAAAGAACTTTCAGACGATTTACAGATTTTACAAAATGAGGAAATTTTATTAATTGATAATCAAAAAATCAGTAGTCAAACACGCCCACTTACGCCTACTGAACTTGCAGAAATGGCAGATTTTATACGAAAAAGAATTTCGACAGTTCGTAAAGAAATCAGACAGAATAATCAAATGCAAGCTGAAAATAATTTGCTTATTAGTCGTCTGCAAAGCGATTTGTCTCGCATGCTTAACAAAAGCACAAACTCTAGTTTTGATTTATCAGTTGATATTCCTTCTGGGGAAGTGATTGTGAGTTTGGAAGCAAAATCTGCTGTACTTGTAGAATTTATGATGCAATATTTAGTTAAAAATGTTTCTTGGAATCCAATTTATGATTTGAGAGCAAAGGAAGTAGGCGAGCCAATGGAAATTTCATATAGAGCGCACGTAAGCCAAACTACAGGAATTGATTGGAAAGATATAAATCTGACTTTATCGACAGCAGACCCAACACAAAGCACCGAAACGCCTGAATTTTATGCACAACATTTGAAAATTTTTGTTCCACAAGAAATATATAACGAAGAGGTGCAACTAACAGAAGAAGAAATTGCAATGGGTTTTACAAGTGATGATTATGGAGGAGGAGATGACTGGGGAAGTGGTGGCGATTGGGGAGGAGAAGACGAAAAATCTGAATCTATTGCAGATTATACCAAAACAAAAGAAACAGCTCTAGCTTCCGAGTTCGAAATTAGTTTGCCTTATACCATTCTTTCCGACGGAAGAAAACAACTTGTAGAAGTTTCAAAAATGGAAGTGGAAACAGATTATCAATATACTGTTTTTTCAGGAAAAAATAAAGAAGGTTTTTTGATGGCAAACCTTTCAGATTGGCAGCAATATCAACTTGTTTCTGGTGATGTAAATATTTATTTTGAAAACAAATTTGTAGGTAAAACTTATTTGGATACGCAAAATTCGGGTGATACTTTAGCCGTTTCATTAGGAAAAGATAGCCGTATTGTAGCTGAAAGAATTACGCTAAAAGATAAAAACAAACGTAAATTTATAGGCTCAAATGTGAGAGAATCAAAAGTCTTTGAAATTGTAGTGAAAAATAATTTGAGTCGCAAAGTAAATGTGAAAGTCATTGACCAAATTCCTCTTTCTATGGATAGTAGAATTGAAGTAGAAACCGAAAATCTAAGTGGTGGAGAGCTAACTACTACAACTGGAAAAGTAATTTGGAATACTGAAATTCCTCCTTCTGATTCTAAGAAATTCAAATTAGAATATACTATCAAATATCCAAAAGGAAAACAATTGGATACTAATTATGTGGAAACGAATTAA
- the atpD gene encoding F0F1 ATP synthase subunit beta has translation MATTGKIVQVIGPVVDVSFVDGSLPHILDALQVTKEDGTLVVLECQQHLGEDRVRTISMEGTEGLRRGMSVTNTGQPISMPVGEDIKGRLFNVVGEAIDGIAQPKGEQRLPIHRDPPAFENLSTSTEVLFTGIKVIDLLEPYSKGGKIGLFGGAGVGKTVLIQELINNIAKAYAGLSVFAGVGERTREGNDLLREMLESGIVDYGKDFLHSMEEGGWDLSLVDQEKMKDSKATFVFGQMNEPPGARARVALSGLTLAEYYRDGDGQGKGRDILFFIDNIFRFTQAGSEVSALLGRMPSAVGYQPTLATEMGVMQERITSTKRGSITSVQAVYVPADDLTDPAPATTFSHLDATTVLSRKISELGIYPAVDPLDSTSRILSAEIVGDEHYDTAQRVKNMLQRYNELQDIIAILGMDELSEEDKLVVTRARRVQRFLSQPFHVAEQFTGLQGQLVDIKDTIRGFNMIMDGELDQYPEKAFLLKGTIEQVIEAGEKLLKEANA, from the coding sequence ATGGCAACAACAGGCAAAATCGTTCAAGTAATTGGTCCCGTAGTGGACGTGAGTTTCGTAGATGGTAGTTTACCTCATATCTTAGACGCTCTTCAAGTAACAAAAGAAGACGGTACACTCGTTGTACTAGAATGTCAACAACACTTAGGCGAAGACCGTGTACGTACTATCTCTATGGAAGGTACTGAAGGTCTTAGACGTGGGATGAGCGTTACAAATACAGGTCAGCCAATTTCTATGCCTGTTGGAGAAGATATAAAAGGACGTTTATTTAACGTAGTTGGAGAAGCTATTGATGGTATTGCTCAACCAAAAGGCGAACAACGTCTTCCTATTCACCGTGATCCTCCTGCTTTTGAAAATCTGTCTACTTCAACAGAAGTTCTTTTTACAGGTATCAAAGTAATTGACCTTTTAGAGCCATACTCAAAAGGTGGTAAAATTGGTCTTTTTGGTGGTGCTGGTGTAGGTAAAACAGTTCTTATTCAAGAGCTTATAAATAACATTGCAAAGGCTTATGCTGGTCTTTCTGTATTTGCAGGTGTAGGTGAGCGTACTCGTGAAGGAAATGACCTTCTTCGTGAGATGTTAGAATCTGGTATTGTAGATTATGGTAAAGACTTTTTGCACTCTATGGAAGAAGGCGGATGGGATTTATCTCTTGTAGATCAAGAGAAAATGAAAGATTCTAAAGCTACTTTCGTTTTTGGTCAGATGAATGAGCCTCCTGGGGCAAGAGCTAGAGTTGCTTTGTCAGGTCTTACACTTGCAGAGTATTACCGTGATGGCGACGGACAAGGAAAAGGACGTGATATTCTTTTCTTTATCGATAACATTTTCCGTTTTACTCAAGCAGGTTCAGAAGTATCAGCACTTTTAGGTCGTATGCCTTCTGCTGTAGGTTACCAACCAACACTTGCAACTGAAATGGGTGTAATGCAAGAGCGTATTACTTCTACTAAGCGTGGTTCAATTACATCTGTACAGGCTGTTTATGTACCTGCAGATGACTTGACTGACCCAGCTCCAGCAACAACTTTCTCTCACTTGGATGCTACAACTGTACTTTCTCGTAAGATTTCAGAGCTTGGTATCTATCCTGCCGTAGATCCTTTGGATTCTACTTCTCGTATTTTGAGTGCAGAAATTGTAGGTGATGAGCATTATGATACAGCACAACGTGTGAAGAACATGCTTCAACGTTACAACGAACTTCAAGATATCATTGCTATCTTGGGTATGGATGAGCTTTCTGAAGAAGATAAATTAGTTGTAACTCGTGCTAGACGTGTTCAGCGTTTCTTATCTCAGCCATTCCACGTAGCAGAGCAGTTTACAGGTCTTCAAGGACAGCTTGTTGATATCAAAGACACAATTCGTGGCTTTAATATGATTATGGATGGCGAACTTGACCAATATCCTGAAAAAGCATTCCTACTTAAAGGAACAATCGAACAAGTAATCGAAGCTGGTGAGAAACTTCTTAAAGAAGCAAACGCTTAA
- the atpC gene encoding ATP synthase F1 subunit epsilon encodes MFLEIITPDDKVFSGQATGVLVPGSEAKGSFEVLDNHAALVSSLQEGKVRIRTQEGKEVFYTISGGVIEVLNNHVIILAESSQLDQFAK; translated from the coding sequence ATGTTTTTGGAAATTATTACTCCAGACGATAAAGTATTTTCAGGACAAGCAACAGGTGTGTTAGTTCCAGGTTCGGAAGCAAAAGGTTCTTTCGAAGTATTGGACAATCACGCTGCTCTTGTTAGTTCTTTGCAAGAAGGAAAGGTAAGAATACGTACCCAAGAAGGAAAAGAAGTTTTCTATACTATTAGTGGTGGCGTAATTGAAGTGCTTAATAACCACGTTATTATCTTGGCAGAGTCTAGTCAATTAGATCAATTTGCTAAGTAA